A genomic region of Drosophila kikkawai strain 14028-0561.14 chromosome X, DkikHiC1v2, whole genome shotgun sequence contains the following coding sequences:
- the LOC108079932 gene encoding ileal sodium/bile acid cotransporter, whose product MGHTKQNPARQLLILILGSGLLLAGVRGDYGDLAGNWLVDFGGQTELRLSEGESHQLTLHITNVRLVDPSTDYTFYVYSKDEAKAASLVTVRKEEFDASGSWQGPVEVRGVRFGYSVLLVDLALAADVKESYPSPLPLAVLRSRVVDERVTTYVSAALALLMFLNLGTVLDLHRLAGIVCRPVGPVVGVVSRYAIMPALGFGLGRALWPGQWPLQLALFYSALAPSGGLANICTVFLKGNVNLSVATTTINSLLALAFLPLWILVLGRLLYEDDELAVPFGELSGGAAALVACLAIGIMLRLCVPKTTRLIFRFLKPLSVVLSLCLVGLTVGLNWFVFLEFTWQVLVAALCLPLAGYLATYLLSKILCRTGTDALTLAIETIVLNMTMPIVLLQSSQLEQPQLDLVLVVPIASSLFSLLLVIGFYGVRRCLGRNKRQDEDGFDHKQLMADQESESTAVYQQQS is encoded by the exons ATGGGCCACACGAAACAGAACCCCGCACGGCAGCTACTGATCCTGATCCTGGGATCTGGACTCCTCCTAGCCGGAGTTAGGGGTGATTACGGCGACTTGGCTGGCAATTGGCTGGTGGACTTCGGGGGCCAGACGGAGCTGCGACTGTCGGAGGGCGAAAGCCATCAGCTAACGTTGCACATAACCAATGTTAGGCTGGTGGATCCAAGCACTGACTATACTTTTTATGTGTACTCAAAGGACGAGGCGAAAGCCGCGTCTTTGGTCACCGTGAGGAAGGAGGAGTTCGATGCCTCGGGCAGCTGGCAGGGTCCGGTGGAGGTGAGAGGCGTACGCTTTGGGTACAGCGTCCTGCTGGTGGATCTGGCGTTGGCTGCTGATGTTAAAGAGTCCTATCCGAGTCCCCTGCCCCTGGCGGTCCTCCGATCTCGCGTGGTAGACGAGCGCGTTACCACATACGTGTCTGCAGCCTTGGCCCTGCTTATGTTCCTCAATCTGGGCACCGTGCTGGATCTGCATCGGCTGGCCGGGATTGTCTGCCGGCCTGTTGGGCCAGTGGTCGGTGTGGTCAGCCGTTATGCCATAATGCCCGCTCTGGGATTCGGCCTGGGCCGTGCTCTGTGGCCCGGCCAGTGGCCACTGCAGCTGGCGCTCTTCTACTCGGCTCTGGCGCCGAGCGGCGGTCTGGCCAACATCTGCACGGTATTCCTCAAGGGTAATGTGAACCTATCggtggccaccaccaccatcaacAGTCTGCTGGCATTGGCCTTCCTGCCCCTGTGGATCCTGGTGCTGGGGAGGCTGCTCTACGAGGATGATGAGCTGGCGGTGCCATTCGGTGAACTATCCGGCGGAGCGGCTGCTTTGGTGGCCTGCCTGGCCATTGGCATAATGCTGCGCCTGTGCGTGCCCAAGACAACGCGACTCATCTTCCGCTTCCTGAAGCCGCTGTCGGTGGTGCTCAGTCTGTGTCTGGTGGGTCTGACGGTGGGCCTGAACTGGTTCGTCTTTCTGGAGTTTACCTGGCAG GTTCTGGTGGCTGCCTTGTGCCTGCCCCTGGCTGGCTACCTGGCCACTTACCTTCTGTCAAAGATCCTCTGCCGCACTGGGACCGATGCCCTCACCCTGGCCATTGAGACCATTGTCCTTAACATGACCATGCCCATTGTCCTGCTGCAGTCCAGCCAGCTGGAGCAGCCACAGCTGGATCTTGTGCTTGTGGTGCCCATTGCCTCCTCGCTGTTCTCCCTGCTGCTGGTCATCGGGTTCTATGGGGTGCGTCGTTGCCTGGGCCGGAATAAGCGACAGGATGAGGATGGCTTTGATCACAAGCAACTGATGGCGGACCAGGAGAGCGAGAGTACCGCCGTCTACCAGCAGCAGTCCTGA
- the Arp2 gene encoding actin-related protein 2 isoform X2, translating to MDSKGRNVIVCDNGTGFVKCGYAGSNFPTFIFPSMVGRPIIRAVNKIGDIEVKDLMVGDEASQLRSLLEVSYPMENGVVRNWDDMCHVWDYTFGPKKMDIDPTNTKILLTEPPMNPTKNREKMIEVMFEKYGFDSTYIAIQAVLTLYAQGLISGVVVDSGDGVTHICPVYEEFALPHLTRRLDIAGRDITRYLIKLLLLRGYAFNHSADFETVRIMKEKLCYIGYDIEMEQRLALETTVLVESYTLPDGRVIKVGGERFEAPEALFQPHLINVEGPGIAELVFNTIQAADIDIRPELYKHIVLSGGSTMYPGLPSRLEREIKQLYLERVLKNDTEKLAKFKIRIEDPPRRKDMVFIGGAVLAEVTKDRDGFWMSKQEYQEQGLKVLQKLHKISH from the exons ATGGACAGCAAGGGTCGCAATGTCATCGTCTGTGATAACGGCACAGGG TTTGTCAAGTGCGGATATGCCGGCAGCAATTTTCCCACCTTCATCTTTCCATCGATGGTGGGACGACCCATCATACGGGCGGTAAACAAAATCGGCGACATCGAAGTCAAG GATCTGATGGTCGGCGATGAGGCGTCACAGCTGCGGTCGCTGCTGGAGGTCTCCTATCCGATGGAGAACGGCGTGGTCCGGAACTGGGATGACATGTGCCACGTATGGGACTATACGTTCGGGCCAAAGAAAATGGATATTGATCCGACGAACACAAAGATCCTGCTGACAGAGCCGCCAATGAATCCCACAAAGAATCGCGAGAAAATGATTGAG GTGATGTTCGAGAAGTACGGCTTCGACTCCACGTACATTGCCATCCAGGCTGTGTTGACGCTATATGCCCAGGGTCTGATCTCGGGCGTGGTGGTTGACTCCGGCGATGGCGTGACGCACATATGTCCCGTCTACGAAGAGTTTGCCCTGCCCCATCTGACGCGGCGATTGGACATTGCCGGTCGCGATATCACCCGCTACTTGATTAAG TTACTGTTACTCCGTGGCTATGCCTTCAATCATTCCGCTGACTTCGAAACTGTGCGCATCATGAAGGAGAAGCTCTGCTATATTGGCTACGACATTGAAATGGAGCAGCGTTTGGCCTTGGAGACAACGGTGCTGGTCGAGTCGTACACACTGCCCGATGGTCGCGTGATCAAGGTCGGTGGCGAACGATTTGAGGCACCGGAGGCACTGTTTCAACCGCATTTAATTAACGTCGAGGGACCAGGCATTGCGGAACTCGTCTTTAATACCATCCAGGCGGCGGACATTGATATACGGCCGGAGCTATACAAGCACATTGTCCTGTCCGGTGGCTCCACCATGTATCCGGGTCTGCCCAGTCGGCTGGAGCGGGAGATCAAGCAGCTGTACTTGGAGCGGGTACTCAAGAACGATACGGAAAAGCTGGCG aAATTCAAAATACGCATCGAGGATCCGCCACGACGCAAGGATATGGTCTTCATAGGCGGCGCTGTTCTGGCCGAGGTGACAAAGGATCGCGATGGCTTTTGGATGTCCAAGCAGGAGTACCAGGAACAGGGCCTCAAAGTATTGCAAAAACTCCACAAGATCAGTCACTAA
- the Arp2 gene encoding actin-related protein 2 isoform X1, with the protein MDSKGRNVIVCDNGTGFVKCGYAGSNFPTFIFPSMVGRPIIRAVNKIGDIEVKDLHVDDLMVGDEASQLRSLLEVSYPMENGVVRNWDDMCHVWDYTFGPKKMDIDPTNTKILLTEPPMNPTKNREKMIEVMFEKYGFDSTYIAIQAVLTLYAQGLISGVVVDSGDGVTHICPVYEEFALPHLTRRLDIAGRDITRYLIKLLLLRGYAFNHSADFETVRIMKEKLCYIGYDIEMEQRLALETTVLVESYTLPDGRVIKVGGERFEAPEALFQPHLINVEGPGIAELVFNTIQAADIDIRPELYKHIVLSGGSTMYPGLPSRLEREIKQLYLERVLKNDTEKLAKFKIRIEDPPRRKDMVFIGGAVLAEVTKDRDGFWMSKQEYQEQGLKVLQKLHKISH; encoded by the exons ATGGACAGCAAGGGTCGCAATGTCATCGTCTGTGATAACGGCACAGGG TTTGTCAAGTGCGGATATGCCGGCAGCAATTTTCCCACCTTCATCTTTCCATCGATGGTGGGACGACCCATCATACGGGCGGTAAACAAAATCGGCGACATCGAAGTCAAG GATTTACATGTCGAT GATCTGATGGTCGGCGATGAGGCGTCACAGCTGCGGTCGCTGCTGGAGGTCTCCTATCCGATGGAGAACGGCGTGGTCCGGAACTGGGATGACATGTGCCACGTATGGGACTATACGTTCGGGCCAAAGAAAATGGATATTGATCCGACGAACACAAAGATCCTGCTGACAGAGCCGCCAATGAATCCCACAAAGAATCGCGAGAAAATGATTGAG GTGATGTTCGAGAAGTACGGCTTCGACTCCACGTACATTGCCATCCAGGCTGTGTTGACGCTATATGCCCAGGGTCTGATCTCGGGCGTGGTGGTTGACTCCGGCGATGGCGTGACGCACATATGTCCCGTCTACGAAGAGTTTGCCCTGCCCCATCTGACGCGGCGATTGGACATTGCCGGTCGCGATATCACCCGCTACTTGATTAAG TTACTGTTACTCCGTGGCTATGCCTTCAATCATTCCGCTGACTTCGAAACTGTGCGCATCATGAAGGAGAAGCTCTGCTATATTGGCTACGACATTGAAATGGAGCAGCGTTTGGCCTTGGAGACAACGGTGCTGGTCGAGTCGTACACACTGCCCGATGGTCGCGTGATCAAGGTCGGTGGCGAACGATTTGAGGCACCGGAGGCACTGTTTCAACCGCATTTAATTAACGTCGAGGGACCAGGCATTGCGGAACTCGTCTTTAATACCATCCAGGCGGCGGACATTGATATACGGCCGGAGCTATACAAGCACATTGTCCTGTCCGGTGGCTCCACCATGTATCCGGGTCTGCCCAGTCGGCTGGAGCGGGAGATCAAGCAGCTGTACTTGGAGCGGGTACTCAAGAACGATACGGAAAAGCTGGCG aAATTCAAAATACGCATCGAGGATCCGCCACGACGCAAGGATATGGTCTTCATAGGCGGCGCTGTTCTGGCCGAGGTGACAAAGGATCGCGATGGCTTTTGGATGTCCAAGCAGGAGTACCAGGAACAGGGCCTCAAAGTATTGCAAAAACTCCACAAGATCAGTCACTAA